The genomic DNA TTCTTGTCCTGCTGTCGGTGCGTAGAATCCTAAACGCCCTTGACGGTTCAATGAAATTGAACGTTGGTCCAAAATACGTGTATATACCATACGCGTCATTAATTCGACGAGTTCCTCATCAGATAAGTTAGGATTTGCATCTTTATTGACGATTTCGCCTTCTTCATTCAAGATTTGGAACATTTCAAACTGGTCTTCAATCGCGTGAAGTGTTTCCACCGGATCGAACTGCTTGTCTTTTTTGGCAGCCATTTCGGCAACTCTCCTTTATAACTGTATTATGAATCAACGGTACAACTATTGGTACAATCTATTCCCTTCTCAGTATACTGAATCTAAACGGAATGGTCAAACATAGATATTTCAGGTCTTCATGCACCCTTTTAATTGTCAGAATCACCCTCTTCACATAAAACTGTATTAATACAATACGAATCTTGTATTATAACAAAGCATCATTTTCAAGGGTTCAGAAAATACGGATTTTTTCAACCGATCTTCCTCCTGACTCTCGCTACAAGGCGCTTGCACTTTTCTCATCCGTCCATCCGAATAAAAATAAGGGAAGATTCGATTCCTCCTCTCCCCTTATCATTATGACTTTTCCTACTATTCAGCTGTAAATAAAGCATCCTTCAATCCATTTACCCTATCCGTTTCATCATTAAACGCTGAAATAACCTCTTGGACAATTTTGTTTTGTACATTCACTTCATCCACCAAATCCCGCAGTTCGGATAACGTTATCCCTTCCGTCGATACTTGCTCATAAAAATTTTGTTGAATCGTAGCGAGTTCCGTATATTCTTCTACAATGAATGTATGCAGTTCATAACGACTCATCAGCGTTTTCTTCATTTCTTCGACACGTTTCTTGTCATCCTCTGGTACCTTTTCGATAATTGCATCTAAGTCGGACGCTGATTCGCTCGCCTTACGCATGGCGAGTTCTTCCTGTTCAAGGTCGCCGAGTCGCTCTTGAAGAAACTTTTCTAATTTTCCAACCTTTTTTTCGACCTGCTCCATCTCATCTTGTGTCAGTTCCATAAGTGCATTGAACTGTTGCTGTTCCGAACGTTCCAACTTCGTCAAATTAGCCTGCGCGGTGCGGTAATCCTTTTCAGCCTTCTCAATTTCCGATAAAACATCCGCAAGTTCCTGTTCAATCGATGCTTCAGAACTGCATCCGGACAAAAGTACCATTCCACCGCATATACACGCCATCATGAATTTTTTCATACGTTACCCTCCATATGTATTTTCTTCGTCTAAAAGACTTTTATCCGCTTACGCCTTGTATATATAGTTAATTTCTTTCACCCTTTTTCCCTTTCGATTATACTATTGATTATACGTAAAATTGAAAGGAAGAGTACTTGATGATTTTAATGGATAATATCGTCCGTGAAGGACACCCTGCACTCCGTATTGCTGCGGAGGAAGTTACATTCCCGCTATCCTTAGCTGATCGTAAACTGAGCGAGGATTTAATCGAATACGTTATCAATAGCCAAGATGCCGAGCTTTGCGAACAATACGGTCTTCGCCCCGGAGTGGGCCTTGCTGCTCCACAAGTTGCTGAATCCAAAAGAATGTTTGCCATTCACCTTACTGAACTAGGTGGTGAACCGTTGAGCTTTGTAGCCATCAACCCGAAAATTGTCAGCCACTCAGTGGAAAAGACTTATCTTTCAGCAGGTGAAGGCTGCCTATCCGTAGATCGCGATGTCGAAGGCTATGTACCACGTTACGCACGTATCACCATCAAAGCGTATGACGCAGATGGCAATGAATTCAAAAAACGATTAAAAGGACTGCCTGCGATTGTGTTCCAACATGAGCTCGATCATTTAAATGGCGTCATGTTTTACGACCATATTGACAAAAACAATCCTTACAAAGAAATTCCCGATGCGATACCATTCGAACGCGACTGACCGTTTTTTATCTGTATAGGTTGAGTTGATGATTTTCACTAATCTCCAGCAAAGGTGCCTTACACGCGGTCGCGGAAGCCGTAAGACTGGCAGTGGTTTTCTGCCTGACTTATGGCGGGAGCATCCGCAATCGCCGAGCATTGTTAGTGGAATTCTTTAGTTCAGTTTATCTAGCAGCAGCCGCCCCCCCCACTTGACAGAAGGTTCAGAAAGATATATAATTACTCCGAGGAGTGATATAGCCATGTATAAACGCCTAAAACGGAAACTGTTGAAACGGCTAAATGGCATACTCGGTAGAAAAACAATCGCTTAATTATACTAGCTCACCATGATAATTGGTGGGCTTTTCTTTATTTTAAATAAATGTCGTGCTACTATAGAGAGAATGAGTTCAAACTGAACGTAAAAAGGAGAGCATATTATGATTTACAAAGTCTATTACCAAGAAAACATGCTTCAAGTACCCGTCCGCGAAAATACGCAAAGCATGTACGTCGAAGCGGACTCGGAAAGATCTGTCCGCAAGAAGTTGAGCGATCGTCAGTACAATATTGAATACATCCAACTTCTTGAAGGGCAACATCTTGAACACGAGCAAGCTGCACCTTCTTTCAAGCTCGAGCAGGTCTGACACTATGAAATCTATTAAAAACAATGAAACAGCGGTTTTCGCATTAGGCGGACTAGGCGAGATCGGTAAAAACACATACGGCGTACAATTCCAAGATGAGATTATCCTCATTGACGCTGGTATTAAATTCCCAGAAGACGAGTTACTCGGAATCGATTACGTCATTCCGGATTACACGTACCTTGAACGCAATGCCGATAAAATCAAAGGCCTTTTCGTCACACATGGCCACGAAGACCACATCGGTGGAATCCCCTACTTATTAAGGAAGATTAACGTTCCTGTATACGGTGGAAAACTTGCACTGGGACTACTGCGAAACAAATTGGAAGAACACGGGCTATTGCGCACAACAAAAATGATTCCCATCGATGAAGATGATGTCATTAAGTTTC from Sporosarcina sp. FSL K6-1522 includes the following:
- the def gene encoding peptide deformylase — translated: MILMDNIVREGHPALRIAAEEVTFPLSLADRKLSEDLIEYVINSQDAELCEQYGLRPGVGLAAPQVAESKRMFAIHLTELGGEPLSFVAINPKIVSHSVEKTYLSAGEGCLSVDRDVEGYVPRYARITIKAYDADGNEFKKRLKGLPAIVFQHELDHLNGVMFYDHIDKNNPYKEIPDAIPFERD
- a CDS encoding DNA-directed RNA polymerase subunit epsilon, producing MIYKVYYQENMLQVPVRENTQSMYVEADSERSVRKKLSDRQYNIEYIQLLEGQHLEHEQAAPSFKLEQV
- a CDS encoding YkyA family protein, which produces MKKFMMACICGGMVLLSGCSSEASIEQELADVLSEIEKAEKDYRTAQANLTKLERSEQQQFNALMELTQDEMEQVEKKVGKLEKFLQERLGDLEQEELAMRKASESASDLDAIIEKVPEDDKKRVEEMKKTLMSRYELHTFIVEEYTELATIQQNFYEQVSTEGITLSELRDLVDEVNVQNKIVQEVISAFNDETDRVNGLKDALFTAE